Proteins encoded together in one Mobula birostris isolate sMobBir1 chromosome 9, sMobBir1.hap1, whole genome shotgun sequence window:
- the nsmce2 gene encoding E3 SUMO-protein ligase NSE2 isoform X1, whose translation MLSKKRKVDIEGRIFNDNWKDHFFFCEVNSKPVCLICSQQVAVAKEYNIKRHYVTPHGEKYDKYAVRLRMQKVNKLEAALKKQQSVFTKSRETHDGAVKANKIAAALKPYSEGEFIKACMLTAAELVCPEKRQAFGNISLSRNTVAERIGDLAGDLNSQLKDKVKSFIAFSVAVDESTDMTDVAQLGIFICGVDASLTVTEEFVEMVPMTNTTMANDVFSSLVKALDRVGVDWSHAVSMATDGAPSVVRKKAGVVVKLGETVQTGNPEQEFRNFHCIIHQEALCSRTLKMDNVMDVVIKTVNFIRAKGLSHQQFDILLSESNIGHGLPYHTEVRWLSRGVVLKRFFQLHAEIGLFMNEKGKPVTELDDPDRLHDLPFLGDIIEHLNMLNVNMQGRSKLVTEYYNSIRGFQIKLGCGRCNYPGATQLISPLCSLCVSLMGIMTIWTGTMTKYHG comes from the coding sequence atgctttccaagaaaagaaaagttgacatTGAAGGTCGGATATTTAACGATAATTGGAAAGATCATTTTTTCTTCTGTGAGGTCAACAGCAAACCCGTGTGTCTGATATGCTCGCAACAAGTGGCTGTGGCAAAAGAGTACAATATCAAACGACACTATGTGACTCCACACGGAGAAAAATATGACAAGTACGCAGTACGACTCAGAATGCAAAAGGTAAACAAGCTTGAAGCAGCtctgaaaaaacagcaatcagtgtttaccaaaagtcgagagactcatgatggagctgtcaaggccaacaaaatagctgctgcgttgaagccatactcagagggagaattcatcaaagcatgcatgctgactgcggctgagctggtgtgccctgagaagagacaggcttttggtaatatcagcttgtcaagaaatactgtggcagagagaatcggagaccttgcaggagatttgaacagtcaactaaaagacaaagtgaagtcATTTATTGCCTTCTCTGTTGCAGTTGATGAGAGCACCGACATGACTGATGTAGCTCAACTGGGAATATTTATTTGTGGTGTTGATGCATCTTTGACCGTCAccgaggagtttgtggagatggtgcCCATGACAAACACCACAATGGCAAACGATGTTTTCTCCAGCCTCGTTAAGGCCTTGGACAGAGTGGGGGTTGACTGGAGTCACGCTGTCAGCATGGCAACTGATGGCGCACCGTCCGTGGTCAGGAAAAAGGCAGGTGTTGTTGTGAAACTCGGAGAGACAGTTCAGACAGGGAATCCAGAGCAGGAATTCCggaattttcattgtattatacACCAAGAGGCGTTATGTAGCAGGACcctgaaaatggacaatgtcatggatgtagtaatcaaaacggttaattttattagagccaaGGGACTTAGCCATCAGCAATTTGACATTCTTTTGTCCGAAAGTAATATTGGACACGgcctaccctaccacactgaagtccGCTGGTTGAGCAGAGGGGTTGTGCTCAAACGTTTTTTTCAATTACATGCGGAAATTGGACTATTCATGAACGAGAAAGGGAAGCCAGTGACAGAGTTGGATGACCCAGACAGGCTTCATGATCTTCCATTTTTGGGGGATATCATAGAGCACTTAAACATGCTTAATGTTAACATGCAAGGCCGCAGCAAACTTGTTACGGAATACTACAACAGCATTCGTGgctttcaaattaaattaggctgtgggagatgcaactatcctggagcaacccagctcatttcccctctttgcagtcTGTGCGTGTCACTCATGGGAATAATGACAATATGGACAGGTACAATGACAAAATATCATGGctga